A genomic segment from Dasypus novemcinctus isolate mDasNov1 chromosome X, mDasNov1.1.hap2, whole genome shotgun sequence encodes:
- the LOC101422014 gene encoding spindlin-2 — protein sequence MKTPHKKSATGQRTRAAVGRQTGSADTRKKKTSPKKQRGRPSSQPRRNIVGCRISHGWKEGDEPITQWKGTVLDQVPINPSLYLVKYDGIDCVYGLELHRDERILQLKILPDKVPFSRVRDMRLANTIIGKAVEHMFEGEHGSKDEWRGMVLAQAPIMKAWFYITYEKDPVLYMYQLLDDYKEGDLRIMPESSESPPAEREPEGVVDGLIGKHVEYTKEDGSKRTGKVIHQVKAKPSVYFIKFDDDFHIYVYDLVKKS from the coding sequence ATGAAGACCCCTCATAAAAAGTCAGCCACAGGGCAGCGAACCAGGGCAGCTGTAGGTCGCCAGACTGGATCTGCAGATACGAGGAAGAAAAAGACCTCCCCAAAGAAGCAGAGGGGCAGACCTTCCTCCCAGCCCCGCAGGAACATCGTGGGCTGCAGAATTTCACATGGATGGAAGGAAGGTGATGAGCCCATTACACAGTGGAAAGGAACCGTTCTGGATCAGGTGCCTATAAATCCCTCTCTTTATCTGGTGAAGTATGATGGAATTGACTGTGTCTATGGACTGGAACTTCACAGAGATGAAAGGATTTTACAGCTTAAAATCCTTCCTGATAAGGTTCCATTTTCTCGAGTCAGAGACATGCGCCTTGCAAATACCATAATTGGTAAAGCAGTGGAACATATGTTTGAGGGTGAGCATGGTTCTAAGGATGAATGGAGGGGGATGGTCTTAGCCCAAGCACCTATCATGAAAGCCTGGTTTTATATTACCTATGAGAAAGATCCTGTCTTGTACATGTACCAGCTTTTAGATGATTATAAAGAAGGGGACCTCCGTATCATGCCAGAGTCCAGTGAGTCTCCTCCAGCAGAGAGAGAGCCAGAAGGAGTTGTAGATGGCCTGATAGGTAAACATGTGGAATATACCAAAGAAGATGGCTCCAAAAGGACAGGCAAGGTTATTCACCAAGTTAAAGCCAAACCCTCTGTGTATTTCATCAAGTTTGATGatgatttccacatctatgtgtATGATTTGGTGAAAAAGTCCTAA